The DNA sequence AGGCGGCCCTGGTCATCATGGATGCCGGCCGCCATGCACCGCACGCCCAGTTCCAGTTCTTCGTTGTCCCGGGCCAGATCGGTCTGTCGCACCCGTGCGAGCTCGCGCTCCAGCAGTGGCAGATCGGTGATGCTGTTGCGGGTGTGTCCGGCCAGGCCCGTGCGCGTGGCGTAACTGCGCACCCGCTGCGGATCGTCGTGCGCAAGGAACAGCTTGCCGACGGATGTCAGATGCAGTGGGGCGCGGCCGCCGACTGCGCGCACCACCTGCATGCCTGAACGCTCGGAATAGGTGCGTTCGATGTAGACGATCTCGTCGCCCTGACGCACCGAGAGATTGACGGGCTGGTGGGTCAGCTTGTGCAACTCCCGCATCGGCCCCAAAGCCGCGTCCCGCACGTCCAGCCGGGCCTTGACCAGATTGCCCAGTTCAAGAAGTCGCATTCCGAGGCGATAACTGCCCGCTTCAGGCCGGTCCACGAAGCGGCCGATGGCCAGATCGTTCAAGATCCGGTGTGCGGTTGACGGGTGCAGACCCGTCTGCTCGCTGATCAGTTTCAGCGAGACAGGATCCTGGTGCGCCGCCAGCACATTCAGCAGGGTGAACATGCGGTCCATCACCTGAATGGCCGGTGTCTGGCTGGAACTGTCCTTTTTCGTCATGGTGACTCGTTTGAAAATCAATGCCTATTTTTGCATGGCGAAACACTGGATGCGGGAGTCCCTTGGTTTTGTTGTCTGCGGTCTGTTGATCATGGTGGGGGCCGGACCTGCTTTGGCCCAGCCCGCAGACGCAGGCCCGCAGGCAGCTTCCGGTACTGCCGCTGCATCGACACCATCGGTGCGACCGCGGCCGCGACCGATGACGCGTGTTCCCCGTGTCATCGGTCGCCTGCATGCAGGGGATCTCGGGCTGGTCATCAACACGGCTGATCCGTACTCGGTCGAAGTCGGCGAGTACTACCGGCGTGTCCGCCGCATTCCGGACGGCCATGTCCTGCGCATCGACCTGCCCGTGCAGTCCCGCCTCTCGGTCGCCGATCTGGAGCGCCTGCGCCGCCGCATCGACGAGCAGTTCGATGGTGGCGTGCAGGCCTTGGCGCTTGCCTGGGTGCAGCCCCATGCGGTCGAGTGCCAGTCGATCACGTCGGCCGTGACGCTGGGGTTCGATGCCCAGGCGTGCGAGCAGCCCTGCGGTCGCCGCCCGGTTTCACCGTATTTCAATTCTGCTTCTGCGGCCCCGTTCAAGGATCTGGGGTTGCGTCCGTCGATGCTGCTGGCTGCTTCCGATGCGGACCGCGCGCGCCGTCTCATCGACCGTGGTGCATCGTCCGACCACACCCTTGGTCTGGTGGGGGCGGCTCCGGTACAGGCGCATTTCATGACGACAGCCGATGCCGCGCGCAGCGTGCGCTCCTCGTTGTTTCCGCCGGCCGGCCTGCAGCGCCGCATCGGGCTGGAAAACCACCTGGGCCATGGCGATCTGCCGCGCGAAACCTCCCGGGTGGTGCTCGTGCAGACCGGGGTGGCACAGTTCCTCGGGGCGGATGCGATCGACTGGGTGCCGGGGGCATTGGCCGATCACCTGACCTCGTTCGGTGGGCAACTCGACCGCACTGGTGGACAGAGCACGGTGCTCGACTGGCTGGATGCGGGAGCCACTGCCAGTTATGGAACTGTCAGCGAACCGTGCAACCATCTGCAGAAGTTCCCCCATCCGCAAATTCTGCTGCTCCATTACCTGCAAGGCAGCACCGCGCTGGAAGCCTACTGGAAGAGCGTGGCGTGGCCGCAGCAGGGTGTGTTTGTGGGGGAGCCGCTGGCCGCACCATTTGCCCGTCAGTGAGTGGTCAGTGCGCGAGTGGATAACTATCAGATGACAAGCGAGACCAGCGCATTGCGGTATTGCTGCAGCCTCTGCCGGAGGCCATGGCATGTTCCGCAAGACACTGGACGCAAGAAGAACGAAGGAGACTGTCGTGCCACACGACCCCTGCAGCCTCTGCTGCGACTTGGAGCATCTGTTCGCGGTGACTGTGCGTCATTTTGACCACAATCTGTTCCGGTGCGCGCCAAAACGACATGCCAGGCACCTCACTGCAGGTGCTAAAGTCTCTGGCTTGACTTTATAGGTCCTTCCCGTCCCCTTTCCTGGCAACAGCTAAGGCGGGTCGCGATCCGCCAATCGGTTTAGCCGTGTCGCGGAAGGTTGTCCAACCCATCGGAGCCCCGGATACCAGGGCGCAAGGTGAGCGAAATATGATGCAGCAATACAGGACGAACTCGTACCTCTTCGGTGGCAATGCCCCTTACGTCGAAGAAATGTATGAGGCGTACCTCGACAATCCGGGCTCGGTGCCCGACAACTGGCGCGATTACTTCGACGCGCTCCAGCACGTTCCCGCCGCCAATGGCTCCGACAGCCGCGACGTGGCGCATGCCCCTGTCATCGAATCCTTCGCCCAGCGTGCCACGGCGAACGCCTTTGCGCACAAGGCCAGCGAAGCCGATCTGGCCGTCGCACGCAAGCAGGTCCATGTCCAGTCGCTGATTGCGGCCTACCGCTCGCTCGGCTCGCGCTGGGCCGACCTCGATCCGCTCAAGCGCACCGAACGCCCCAAGATCCCCGAACTCGAGACGGCGTTCTACGACCTGACCGAGGCCGACATGGACATCACGTTCTCGGCCACGAACACGTACTTCACGAAGTCCGACAGCATGACGCTGCGCGAGATCGTGCAGGCCCTGCGCGAGACCTACTGCGGCACCCTCGGCGCGGAGATCATGCACATCACCGAGCCGACCGAAAAGCGGTGGTGGCAGGAGCGCCTGGAGTCGGTCCGCAGCAAGCCGTCGTTCTCCACCGAGCAGAAGAAGCACGTCCTCGACCGCCTGACCGCCGCCGAGGGCCTGGAGCGTTTTCTGCACACCAAGTACGTCGGCCAGAAGCGTTTCTCGCTGGAAGGCGGCGAGAGCTTCATCGCCTCGATGGACGAACTGGTCCAGCGTGCCGGCCAGAAGGGCATCCAGGAAATCGTCATCGGCATGGCCCACCGCGGCCGCCTGAACGTGCTGGTGAACACCCTGGGCAAGATGCCCAAGGACCTGTTCGCCGAGTTCGACCACACCGCTCCGGAAGATCTGCCCGCCGGCGACGTGAAGTACCACCAGGGCTTCAGTTCGGACATCTCCACCCCCGGCGGTCCGGTCCACCTGAGTCTGGCGTTCAACCCGTCGCACCTGGAAATCGTCAACCCGGTGGTCGAAGGCTCCGTGCGCGCCCGCCAGGACCGCCGCGAGGACAAGACCGGTGCCCAGGTGCTGCCGGTGCTGGTGCACGGTGACTCGGCCTTCGGTGGCCAGGGCGTCAACCAGGAAACGCTGATGCTGTCGGCCACGCGGGGGTACTCCACCGGCGGCACGGTCCACATCATCATCAACAACCAGATCGGCTTCACCACGGCGGACCCGCGCGACCTGCGCTCGACGCTGTACTGCACCGATATCGTCAAGATGGTCGAGGCGCCGGTGCTGCACGTCAACGGCGATGATCCGGAAGCGGTCGTGCTGGCCACCCAGTTCGCGCTCGACTACCGCATGGCGTTCCACAAGGACGTGG is a window from the Sphaerotilus montanus genome containing:
- a CDS encoding IclR family transcriptional regulator, yielding MTKKDSSSQTPAIQVMDRMFTLLNVLAAHQDPVSLKLISEQTGLHPSTAHRILNDLAIGRFVDRPEAGSYRLGMRLLELGNLVKARLDVRDAALGPMRELHKLTHQPVNLSVRQGDEIVYIERTYSERSGMQVVRAVGGRAPLHLTSVGKLFLAHDDPQRVRSYATRTGLAGHTRNSITDLPLLERELARVRQTDLARDNEELELGVRCMAAGIHDDQGRLIAGLSISAPADRLEESWCDKLLDTAAAISTALGHHQP
- a CDS encoding TIGR03790 family protein, with the protein product MAGVWLELSFFVMVTRLKINAYFCMAKHWMRESLGFVVCGLLIMVGAGPALAQPADAGPQAASGTAAASTPSVRPRPRPMTRVPRVIGRLHAGDLGLVINTADPYSVEVGEYYRRVRRIPDGHVLRIDLPVQSRLSVADLERLRRRIDEQFDGGVQALALAWVQPHAVECQSITSAVTLGFDAQACEQPCGRRPVSPYFNSASAAPFKDLGLRPSMLLAASDADRARRLIDRGASSDHTLGLVGAAPVQAHFMTTADAARSVRSSLFPPAGLQRRIGLENHLGHGDLPRETSRVVLVQTGVAQFLGADAIDWVPGALADHLTSFGGQLDRTGGQSTVLDWLDAGATASYGTVSEPCNHLQKFPHPQILLLHYLQGSTALEAYWKSVAWPQQGVFVGEPLAAPFARQ